A segment of the Bordetella flabilis genome:
ATCATGACCAGATTGCCGTTGCCGGTCTGGACGAGCACGCCCTGGGACGTGGTTTGCAGCGGCGACACGATTGCGCCGCCCCCCACGGACAGGCGGGCCAGGAGCTGGCCGTCGCTGCGCGAGAGGAAATGCACGTAGCCATCATAGTCGCCGACCGCGACAGCCTGCGCCAACGCGACCGGTGCGGTCAGGTGACGGTTGCGCAGGGCATCCTGTTTCCACAGGTTCGTGCCGTCGCGCAGCCCGAAGGCGTAAACCACGCTGTGCTGGTCCGGCGCATAGACGGCGGTTTCGTCCGCGGCCAGCCCGACCACGCCCGAGAAGTCCTTGGCCCATACCGTCCGGCCGCCCTGGGACACGTCGAAGCACACGATACGGCCTTGATAGGCGACGGCGCACATCAGGGAGCCGACGATGCGCGGCGCGCCGACCACATCGTTCAGGCGTTCGAGGTCGCTGCCGCCCTTGGGCGTGGCAACCGTGCCTTCCCACTGCACGTTGCCGGAGTCCGAATTGATGGCCATCATCTTGCCGCCGGGCAGGCCGGCGATGACGAGGCCTTCGGCCATGACCATCTGCGAGGTGGTGCGCAGGGCCAGGGCGGGACCGGGGCGCTGCACGCTCCAGACACGGTCGCCGCTGCGGGCGTCGAAGGCGGTGATGCGGTAGTCGCCGGTACGGACGATGACCAGTCCATTGCCGACCAGGGGCGGGTCGCTGACTTCGCTGCTGGCGCGAACCTTCCACTTTTGCTTGCCGCTGTCATCGAAGGCGATCACGTCGCCGCCGTTGCTGGCGACGACCGTCGTGGTGCCATCGCTGCCGGCACCGGCGGTGAGGTCGGCCTTGGCGTCGGTACGCCACAGCGCGCGTCCGCTCAGAAGGTCGTACTTGCCCACGGTCCCGTCAGGCGCGGCGGCATAGATGGCATCGCCGACCACGGTCGGGAAGAAGCCCAGCCCGCCGCCGCTGCCGACCGAAACCGACCAGGACTGGCGCACCGACATGCCGGGCTTGTAGTCGGTCAGCGGGGCGGGGTCGTACCGCGTATCGCTCTTGGAGAACAGCGAGCATGCGCCCAGGCTCAACAGTGCCGCGACGCAGGTGGCCACGACTAAGGGGCGACGGAAAGCAAACATGGACATCTGGATCAGGCTCCGCTCAAGGCATCGAGTTTCAAGCGCACGACCGGCGTCAAGGCGTTGGCCGTTCCCAGGCCGTCGATGGCGCTTTGCCATGCCGCACGGGCTTCCTGGACCTTGCCCTGGGCGGCCAGGATGTCGCCCCGGCGATCGGCGAACAACGCGGCGAAGGCCGGCGGGGGATCCTGCAATTGGGCCAGGGCGGCGTCGTATTGCTTCTGGTCCAGCAACAGCCCCGCCAAGCGCAGTTTCGCCACCGGCCGCAAGGCCGGCTGCTTGGGTTGCGCGGCCAGCCATTCCAGCTGTTCGCGCGCGCCCTGCAGGTCGTTCTGGGCCTGCAATGCCTGCGCCGCGACCAGCACGCCACGCGCGGCATAGCCGGTATTGGGATAGTCCTGGCGCAGGGTGCCCGCGGCCGCCTTGATGCGCGCCGCCCCATCGGCGCCCCCCAGGCGCGTGGCGTCCTCCAGGGCTTCGAAATAGCCCATCGCCTGCCGGCTGACGTGGCCACGATAGGCCTGCCATCCGGTCCAGCCGCCCCACGCCAGCACGGCGACGGCGACGACAATGGCGACCAGCATGCCGTAGCGGGCCCACCAGGCCCTCAATGCGTCGAGTTTTTCCTGCTCTTCAAGATCGTATGCCATGCTCACCTATCCTGCCGCACCAACATTTTTGGAATACCGCGAAAAACCGCCGCGCCGCCTCACTGCGGCTGGCGCACGAACTGCGCCAGCTGTGCCAGCGGCACCTGTTCCTGGCCCGCGCCATCGGCCGTGCCACGCAGCGGCTTGACCCCCGCCGTCGCGCTGGCCACCTCGTCGGCGCCAAGGATAACCGCTACGCGGGCGCCACTGGCATCCGCACGCTTGAATTGCGATTTGAAGCTGGCCGCGCCGGCGTGGACGATAACGGAAAGGCCGGCATCGCGCAGTTGCTCCCCCACTTTGGCGGCCAGCCGCTGCGCATCGTCGCCCTGGTGCACGATGTAGATCTCGCATTCCGGCACCGCCGCGGGCGGAGCCGTCTGGTCCCATAGATCCAGCAGCCGTTCCATGCCGATGGCAAACCCGACCGCCGGCGCCGGCTTGCCGCCCAAAAGCTCGATCAGGCCGTCGTACCGGCCGCCGCCGCATACCGTGCCCTGGGCGCCGAGGCGGTCGGTGACCCACTCGAAGACCGTCAGGTTGTAGTAGTCCAGTCCACGGACCAGGCGCGGATTGAGCCGATAACCGATGCCGGCATCGTCCAGCCGCTGGCGCACGCCATCGAAGTGCGCGCGGGATTCATCCCCCAGGAAATCGAACAGGCGCGGCGCGCTGTCGGCCATGGCCTGCATGGCCGGGTTCTTGGTGTCGAGCACGCGCAGCGGATTGCTGTACATCCGGCGCAGCCCGTCCTCGTCCAGCACGTCGCGATGCCGCTCCAGGTGCTCGATGAGGGCCGCGCGGTGCGCGGCGCGTTCGGCGGGCTGGCCCAGCGAATTCAGTTCCAGCCGGACATCGGTCAGGCCCAGCAGTTTCCACAGGCGCGCCAGCATGACGATCAGCTCCGCGTCGACGTCGGGCCCGGTGAATCCCAGCGCCTCGACGTCGATCTGGTGGAACTGGCGGTAGCGGCCGCGCTGCGGGCGCTCGTGCCGGAACACCGGCCCCAGCGAATACACGCGGTGCGGGCGGTCGTACAGCAGATTGTGCTCGATAGAGGCGCGCACGATGCCGGCCGTCATTTCGGGCCGCATGGTCAGTGATTCGCCGTTCAGCG
Coding sequences within it:
- the bamB gene encoding outer membrane protein assembly factor BamB — encoded protein: MSMFAFRRPLVVATCVAALLSLGACSLFSKSDTRYDPAPLTDYKPGMSVRQSWSVSVGSGGGLGFFPTVVGDAIYAAAPDGTVGKYDLLSGRALWRTDAKADLTAGAGSDGTTTVVASNGGDVIAFDDSGKQKWKVRASSEVSDPPLVGNGLVIVRTGDYRITAFDARSGDRVWSVQRPGPALALRTTSQMVMAEGLVIAGLPGGKMMAINSDSGNVQWEGTVATPKGGSDLERLNDVVGAPRIVGSLMCAVAYQGRIVCFDVSQGGRTVWAKDFSGVVGLAADETAVYAPDQHSVVYAFGLRDGTNLWKQDALRNRHLTAPVALAQAVAVGDYDGYVHFLSRSDGQLLARLSVGGGAIVSPLQTTSQGVLVQTGNGNLVMIGTN
- a CDS encoding YfgM family protein, which produces MAYDLEEQEKLDALRAWWARYGMLVAIVVAVAVLAWGGWTGWQAYRGHVSRQAMGYFEALEDATRLGGADGAARIKAAAGTLRQDYPNTGYAARGVLVAAQALQAQNDLQGAREQLEWLAAQPKQPALRPVAKLRLAGLLLDQKQYDAALAQLQDPPPAFAALFADRRGDILAAQGKVQEARAAWQSAIDGLGTANALTPVVRLKLDALSGA
- the hisS gene encoding histidine--tRNA ligase translates to MTQGFQKVAAIRGMNDVLPGVGARWEQFEEIVRNWLHAYGYRNVRTPVLEHTRLFARGIGEVTDIVEKEMYTFTDALNGESLTMRPEMTAGIVRASIEHNLLYDRPHRVYSLGPVFRHERPQRGRYRQFHQIDVEALGFTGPDVDAELIVMLARLWKLLGLTDVRLELNSLGQPAERAAHRAALIEHLERHRDVLDEDGLRRMYSNPLRVLDTKNPAMQAMADSAPRLFDFLGDESRAHFDGVRQRLDDAGIGYRLNPRLVRGLDYYNLTVFEWVTDRLGAQGTVCGGGRYDGLIELLGGKPAPAVGFAIGMERLLDLWDQTAPPAAVPECEIYIVHQGDDAQRLAAKVGEQLRDAGLSVIVHAGAASFKSQFKRADASGARVAVILGADEVASATAGVKPLRGTADGAGQEQVPLAQLAQFVRQPQ